TCGATACTCCAAGTATTTGatctaaatatactgtattattgaTGATCATTTAAGTACAAAAtccatacattttatttagaatatagCTCGCATGTTGTACCACCAGTGTCCACTACGGGGATCACGAGAGCTTATATTGGAACCAACAACTCATACCACCTAGTGGACAGAAGTGGTACTACAAACTCATCAAATGCCTGTACACCTGCATTTTCATATAGAAAATCTCACTATAATCAGAAATAATATAATccataatagtaataatttaaaaaaatgataatttaGTGCCAATATATCTCACACTTGATTATTGATATTGAattgaactctttttttttttttactgaatttatCCTGATTTATCATCACTTATTTCAGTGGACAGTCCcgtgtttatttttctacaaaACTATTTACGTTAAATAAAGCAGCAAACAATTTTAACTCCCTGCAAAATGAGCTTTAATGGCCttccttaaaaaataaaaaaaacatgaacagtgATGAAGGCAAAACTTATTTATAAACAGTAAGAAAGAATTTATGTTCCACATTTAAACCACTTTTAACTGGGTATAACAGTTTTCAGAGTTTCACtgtttaagaattttttttattttatttccatcactACCACTGATTTACAaagcaataacaaaaaaaacaaagaaaaacaattttgCAGCAACAGACTAAGAGCTGGCAATGACGTGTTACTGCAAAGATGTAtcgggggggaaaaaagtataatggtgttaaaaaaaaaactgtgttatAAAAAGATATAATACAACGTTGACATTAAAATCTTTTCCTTTTTAGAATCTCAGGCTTCCAGTTGACCGGGTGGGTTTCCTCCGTCTGAAACACAAAGATAAAATTAATCAGATGCATAACAAGCAAAGCAAATATTCTATAATGTCAAACtgttttaatactaaataaataaagtgcagtCTCACCGCTGTGTCATCCTCCTTGTACACTTTGATGGTTTTATCCGCCTCGGCTGTGATCAAGCGGCTCTCGGAGTGATCGAACACGCAGGAGAAGATCCCTGACTCGCTGTCCAGAGAACCGGGCTGCACGGCAGCGTGGATTCGCTGAAAATTATACCCCGTCCTCCAGTCCCACAGGTGGATCGTACCGTTATCGGCTGAAAAGGGGCGAGGCAAAGAACAGACGAATGTTAAAAGATGTTAGAAATGATATTTTTAACTTCTGAGATTGTGCATAATGCTCGTgagaggagggggaaaaaaggcacACCTCCAGAAACAAGAACTCCATCAGAGTTCACTGCGAGCGTGTTAATGATGGCGTTGTGTCCTGACAGATTCTGGATAAAATTCCCATCTGGAAATTTCCACTGCTTGATGTTGTCTGGAGATCCCGAAGCAAATGTGTATCTGCATTAAAGGAGAAGGGGGAAAGCGGTTACAGCACCTGAAAGCTGTCTTATGTCCATAactaaatgatttattcatgATGGTTTTGCTTACATACACACTATTAATAATAACCATATAAAGACTATTATTGTCAGGTTAAACAAAGAAACCTAAGTAAGGATGCTTACTGTCGGGGATGCAGCACCACTGCTCGCACAGATTTCTTGTGATTGGTGAGCGTGGCTCTCGTCTTCCCTGCGATTAGATCCCACAGTCTAATAGTGGTGTCGTGGCTCCCTGTAACAccacagcaacaaaaacaacccATTTAATAAACTTCAGTGTCTCTgcattctgtatttatacatcTAAACAAAAACAGCCAACTGGCTACAGTAAAagagtgcactgtgtgtgtatttgtccacCTGTGATTATTTGAGGCTCTGCACTCTGACACTTCACCGTAGCAACCGTGTTGGTGTGACCAGTCAGTGTGTGGGCATTAGCTTTGGTTCTAATGTCCCAaacctacaaaacacaaaatatatttcCTCCCTTGTTACAGGCTCATTAATAActaatgacagagagagagagagagagagagagagagagagagagagagagagagacagagacagagactcacTCTGGCTGTAGCATCACGACTGCAGGTCACCAGGACATCAATAGTGGGATGGAGGTCCAGGTCGTAAACAGCACTCAGGTGACCGTGGTAGTGACGAATAACCTGCAGACACAGAGGGGAGTTACAACAAGTGTGAGCAATAGAGTTTAATGTTATACAGCTGGAcctctctgctgtgtgtgtgtaccttatTGTACTCCAGATCCCAGCACTTGACCTGTTTGTCCTCTCCACAGGAGAACAGATACGGGCTGCGAGAGCTTATAGCTACTCCTCTTACTGTGCTGATGTGACCAGTTAGAGAGAGCTTCAGCTTCCCACTCGCCAGATCccagatctacacacacacacacacacacacacacacacacacacacacacacacacacacacacacacacacaaaatgatgcATAAGAAACCCAACAGAACACACAGATCCAAAAGACTTTTTTGCTAAAAAccttaaataaatccaaaacccaatgtgtgatttatttttgtaaacattattCAGAGTCCATACCTTTATTGTCCTGTCTGCAGATCCAGTAACAAACCACTGGTTTCCAGGCTCCACTGCTAAACACCTGACCCAGCCCAGATGGCCACTGATCACCTgccgcacacacacgcatacaacTAATGAACAACATCAAGCATTAACCTATAAGGATTTAAGAAGACATTTTTTAAAGTCTATTTTGTCAGACATGCATTAGTGCCCTAGATATTTAGGTCACCTATCTAGTGGAATATATGACCATCTAGATCACATTAACTTTTGTTTAAGGTAGAGATTAActactcgctctctctcattaCCCGGTAGAGTTTCCATGGTGGATGCCACTGTGGTTTTGGCATTGTTGGAGCTTTGCGTGGGATCAGCACTGAATTCTTTGTCCCTCCTGCTTCCATTAGCGACTGCACACAAACAGAACTCAAATGAGTGACGCATCATGGTGAAGAATCctagatattattattacatttattttgtcaatGTGCATATTGTTTCAATAAATTAGAACAACATGGGCTGTtcaccagtgtgtgttgtggtggttGGGATCGTTCTGCTGCCCCGGCATGTCTGTGAATGTCTCCAACACTCGCTGCAGTTCGAGCCAAGTCCTGCCTGCAACACACATGCGCAGAATAAGACATTAGGCTTTCTACAGGAAGACTttccaggagtgtgtgtgtgtgtgcgcgcgcgtgtgtgcgtacCTTGCTTGAGACGCAGGCAGAGCTAGTGCCATGGAGTGAACTGCGGCTTCGCTGGGCATCTTCTGCAGCTGAGTGTCAGCAGTGAGAGCAACTCCTAAACAACATTAGCACACTGTGTTAAGTTTGTGCATAGCATTAATCTGTAAGGTTGAGCCATTAGTCTCAGTGTTCAGGACCTACCCGGGGCAGATGGGTACGGGTGCGGTCCTGTGATGAGGTACTCCGGATCACTCTCTGAGAAAAATACAGGAAGACTCTTTTTTAACAGTCAAATTTCTCTTTGTTAAACACCAGCAATGATACAGAACTTTCCAAACACAGATCATGAGTAAAACCAATACAGTGAAGAATATTTGTGCTCACCGGCTGACGTGTAACCCGAGCTGTTGTACAGATCCATGGCATGTGGAACTTTGCTTTTCCCTTCTTTCAGGACAGGCATGTGCAACACCGGGCCGTAGTCCCCCCTCAGCTTAACGGCCATCTTCAGCTTATGACTGCGAAAGaatagcacaaacacacacacaaacttatcaaacctgtagatttatttaaaacatcttaaaatgaacattgtctcaaatcacTCAGCAtgtaaaattaacattttaaacccACCTCTCTTCATCCAGAGGGACCTGTTTGGCGTGATCGGACACAAACATGTCGTGGCTTCGTTTCAGAGACCTGAAGACCAGCGTGTGCACAGAATGTTTCTGCACCTCctgaatgtaaaaaacaaatgaaacagatGAAGTGAGAGAAATTCTAGACATACAATAATGTGTAAAGGAATTAAATCTTTTGTAACGTGCATAACATCCTGATGACACCTGtaacacttttactttactgtgtCTTATATTGTTAGAATTATTATTCAGAAGCCCAGCGGACTATCTGGCATTTCAGACACCTTTGTCCAGAGTTACTTacaattaatttcattttatacaactgagcaagtgagggttaagggccttgttcaggggcccagcagtggcagcttgatggaactgggatttgaattcatgaccttctgatcggtccaacaccttaaccagtaggCTACCACTAGACTAAGCGCTCACAGTTGTGTGCAATTACTGAAGTCTCTCTATACAAAGCACAGAAGCTTATATGTTCTGTAACCCGACAGAAATCAAGGTGTAGTTTTTCCTGCAACAATAACATGAGTGCAGATTTCTATGGAAAATGAATCCTGAGTCCTGTGATTGaatgactgagtgtgtgtgagcgagagagagagagagagagagagagtgtgtgtgtatatattggaCTACAttacattctgcaacacctggaTTGCCCAGGGACATATGCCTGGATTCTGTATGTCAACTTCAGTTCggcttttaatacaataattccggaaattctccactccaaactcctaaggctcactatacccccttcaatctgtcagtggatcaccagcttcctgacaggaaacaacaggtgagactgggaggtgttACCTCCAGTATTCGGACAATCACCACTGGTGCTACTCAgagatgtgtcctctccccactgctattctccctctatactaatgactgcacttcaagtgacccaactgttaaactcctgaaatttgcagatgatactacgctcatcgATCTCATCCAGGATGGCAATGAGTCTGCATATCAGCAGGAGGTAAAGttctggtgctatggtgcagtcagaacagcctAGAGTTAAACACCCTCAACACTGTGCAGATGATAGTGTACTTTAataaagacccctcaacactactcccccttacaatatccaacagccctgtgtcatctgtgggagtgcaacataaactccatcatcaaaaaggcacagcagaggatgtactttctacgccAATTAATGAAGTGTGGTCTTTGGTTTGGCAAAAAAACTCACCACTGATCATCTgtagatattacacacactaatgctgctgtatattgtacaaaaagcataatattacacaatactgttatttgaaCTACCGTGCACTCTcatactttatgtacataactgatcagttatttctgtatttatatgtaatactaataatatctattatatcacatctgcattgtcttgtatagtacagtgttatttacGTCTGTACTTGTGTaccaaacagctggaaccaaattccgtgtgtgtgtgtgtgtgtgtgtgtgtgtgtgtgtgtgtgtgtgtgtgtgtgtgtgtgagcgaacgagcgaaagagaaagagaaagagagtgtgcgtgtgagcgagtgtcggagtgtgtgcgagagagagagagtgagtgagtgagtgtgtgtatgtgagagaggggggggagtgtatgtgagagaggggggggagtgtgtgtaaataaagtatataaatgtataaattgtaaatgaataatgatttataatctgtacattaacacacaaaactCTTCTATTCTGAACTATGAGACATTTCCGAAGCGAGCTGATACTATTCTCACAACATGAGCTAACGGTGCTAACTGCACTAGCTAACTGAGCTAACAGGCTAAAACCCGGTGTTCTAACTCTCACTAAATCccaaaaacatgttttaaacccgtaatgaaacacactgaaacgaAATAAAAGCCAAACCTCCGTCATGTTTGCTGACtttctccttcttcagcttTAACTTTAGgctaaaataaagagaaatcaCACCGcacgcacaaaaacacaacactccGGAAACGAATGCCTTCCACTTCCGGCGCGCAGTCCACGCTCTCTTCCTATAGATAtcgttggtttgtttcagtccttggttaacgaccgcagctaatccatgttAGTTACCTATTAGTTTgtgacagttaggaaaaccgacaatgtttATAGATTGATTCcaaagctcttaataaggacattaaaaattgacctatgcttttttgcttaaaggtgaaaagacccaactttatgtatgttctgtaagattcccttatctgtcaaacatattttattagattgtcctggaacacaagcagaatgctcttatgtcaagttacttcacttaaggacatatttaatgacattatacctgaaaaggttttggatttttttttatcgtatgttaattaaaataaaaaattgtataatatgcATTAGTGCCCTAGATATTTAGGCCACCTATCTAGTGGAATATACGACCATCCAGATtccattaaataaattatatttgtgtttttgtagttgtatttttgccatgaaaataactttgattgctgacatggtattaaatataatctgaatctgtttgtagattcccaagtttTAAACAGAGATGTCagcattatattttaatataaaaaaaagtagattatcttaatatcaaaaccttaaattttctctggactcaatgataaatacatgtctgactgttggaacgaaccaaaaaaaaaaaaaactagaaaatcgcattcattcatgacgatttatggtgattttatttccgtTAGACCTTGacctacattgacgctgatgcattaagaggagggggtcccctgttccaagatggcggctctattgacgcattcgttccaatgaacTGCCGTagccaaggcgacatctaggtGCATATATCTATGGCTCTGGCTAAGCTAATTAGCACTTTTACAAGTTCAGGGctatcaagtgtcacgcatttgggtcttttgtcacactctccCACCCCACATTTATTTCTCACGCAAAATAGCTGactatttttcatatatttaataagccgctgcgcccaaaatgtatcagtccgcaccgcggtctctatggaaccgggcaggaatcaagcgcgtctccccaggagttcttagtcgagcctggcACTTattagccaatcaaaaaagaggctacacaatagccaatcagaaaatagcactattgtatctgggtaagatttaacacaacaaccaattttaaaaaaacaacattcattagagagggtattttcgatggtcaagttcaacacgaaacagcttgtctctggacgagacattgtcctcagtcatgacactaaaaatgtctgggcttgagccgaattgttttaaataggaacaacattacaaatgataaaggagtccaaaaaggcaacaaacacacaataaacaccagtcattcactctctctctctctctctctctctctctctctctctctctctctctctctctctctctctctctcacacacacacacacacacacacttagcgaatcagaattagaatcaggtttattggccaagtgtgttgatgacACACACGGAATTTGATTCCAGCTGTTTGttactctcaaaagtacagacataaataacactatgcTATACATTTAGCTcggactatacaagacaagactaTACAGACGATATATGACAGGTcagtacataaagtgtgagaagtgcacgGTAgtacaaataacaatattgtcaatattatgctttttgtacaatatacagcagcagtagtgtgtgtaacatatacggatgatgtaatgactgacagttctgatgaagcagtgaatatagtTATGGTGTGTTGTttatcagggtgattgtctggggaaagaaactgttactgtgtctggcagttttggtaaacaaagctctgtagcacctgagagaagggaggagctgaaagaggtggTGTCCAGGGTTTGAAGGGCCAGTAGTTATTTTTTCCTGCTTGCCCTGGTTCTGGTTTTTGtatcgtacaagtcctggggggtgggcaggggggcaacaattattttttctgctgtttttactgtgtgttgcagtctgttactgtgtcctgtcctgttttgttgctgctccaaaccagatggtgcacaggacagattcagtgACTGCAGTGTAAAactgcatcaacagctcctgtggcagaccgtaCATCCTTCATTGATGTAGAAATTACATACTCAGCTTTGTCTTTTTGATGATGgcgtttatgttgcactcccatttcaggtcttgggaaatggtagaacacagaaacttgaaggtccccacagatgacacagggctgtattgtgagggggagtagtgttgaggggtctttcctaaagtccactttCATTTCCACGGTTTTGAGGGGGTTTAGCTCTaggctgttctgactgcaccatagcaccagagCTTTACCTCCTGCTGATATGCAGACTCATTGCCATCCTGGATGAGAccgatgagcgtagtatcatctgcaaatttcaggagtttaacagttgggtcacttgaagtgcagtcattagtatagagggagaagagcagtggggagaggacacatccctgagtAGCACCAGTGCTGACTGTCTGAATATTGGAAGTAATATCTCTCaatctcacctgttgtttcctgtttgtccggaagctggtgatccacttgTGACAGATGGCAGGAGGTATACTGAGCTTTAGGGGTTTGGAGTGGAGAAATTCTGGAATTGTTGTATTAAAagccagcttctttggcaatgaatgtttgtggcttacccTCCTTGTGGTGGGCGTCAAAGATTGTGGAGGGTGTCAaatattgtcttctggacaactgtcagatcagcagttttccccatgattgtgtagcctagtgaaccaaacaTTATATCAACATATGAACCTTAGAATAGTAATGATTAAAGACGTTTTTTGTGGGGGGAAATCACATCTCCctatgaatgagctgttactatggaaactaGTATGTATTGGACAGAGTGTGTTAATACTGATAGCTGATAgactgctgttatagaaaactaatcaacaccacCTGACcgatcagaatccagaattcaatGTATGCAtcaaatgtaaattatgttCTAAACACAGTGATGTATCGCTAAGTTAGTCATGAATCAAGATTCTTAGGTGATTTTACTCAAAAGTCAAAtcctgtgcgtgtgtctgtttgAAAGTGAAAGTATAAGAGGAATTttactgagcaattgaggccACTTGTTGCTTGTAGACATCACAGCACTGGTGTATACTTTtggcgtttctatagtaacagctcatttgtATGGTCTCCATGCCACACAGAGtcgtggaaggagtctccatgaAAAATGTAaccataaatggataaaaagtacattATGTCCTTCTTTGTTgagtggtgtaagaggaatataACACTTGTGTAATTCTTGTAGTCACATTACTGCCCTGTCTGTGGCAGTTTGTGTCTCATCCTCATCTGTCTTTTTGCACACAGGACATTGTGGCCGGTGCAGCTCAATGGGAAAAGTGTAGCCATGTACCGCATCgagggtgatttgaagcggacGCACAAAGTGTCCCTTGGAGGGGCAAGTAAGAAGGTGTGCTGCCATGCCTCGTCCATCACTTCCTCCTGAGCAGAACTCAGTGTTTTCTCACGTGTGTTAACGAGCTGGTTTGTTTTGTAGGAACAGAAAGCGTCACTTCTTCACCAGACGCAGGAGAAAAGATGCAAGCGAGAGGTTTGTTTGTGACTTGGGATGAGAGTAGTGTATGTCACAATCATGctcatttctcttctcttctcttctcttctcttctcttctcttctcttctcttctcttctcttctcttctcttctcttctcttctcttctcttctcttctcttccagGATGAAAGGACAAGACTGGAAAACGCAATAATCATCCAGTCTTACATTCGAGGCTTCCAAGAGAGAAAACGTCAAGTATGGGAAACGTACTAGGAGAAAAAGtggtcaaaagtatgtgcaccctgaCCATCAAACCCATATATGGTTTTTCCTCttgaaagcacacaattgtatagcaTATTTCTGTAGGTTTTAGTGCTACATTTTTCCTTCACTGGAGCTTAAACACGCTCCGAAATCTATAGGAAAGCTgaaagccttctcagaagaTAAGAGTGGAGCTTATCAGCAGTTAAGGAGAATTAAATCTGGAATCATATGTTCATCATATGGGTGAAATGGTCAAGGGTGCACAGACCTTTGGAAATACGgtgttatttatacatatatttggtttatatataattatatatatttcccctattttattaaaatatgtttgataagcctgctttatttgtgtgtgtgtgtgtgtgtgtgtgtgtgtgtgtgtgtgtgtgtgtgtgtgtgtgtgtgtgtgtgtgtgtgtgtgtgtgtgtgtgtgtgtgtgtgtgtgtgtgtgtgtgtgtgtgtgtgtgtgtgtgtgtgtgtgtgtgtgtgtgtgtgtgtgtgtgtgtgtgtgtgtgtgtgtagtataacATTCAGAGGAGCCATTTcgaccgctgtgtgtgtgagagttctgGATCCACACTCCCGGACTCTAGTCTGCTCACCCTGCTCATCCACAGCTTGCTCTTCTTCTACGACAACAGCAAGGACACACCCCGGCTGGTGagcacacacaggcatacacacccacacacacagaagcacacgCCTCATAATAGCTCACAAAGCACCTTTCCAAAGCTTTACACAGTAACTGTAACATATCACAGCAAGACAGATTATTTGATCTAATAATATTAAACGTGTGTGGCTACTGGATTAAATGtcaaatcacagctttatattaaatCTTCAAATATGTTAATAGTTTTATAGAAACAGCCACTCACAGGAActcgtacagacacacacgctaAAACTAATAGTGAACAGgttgttgttatttaataaaacctACAAGCTCGTCTCCTGTGAAACTCAGTAATATTCTGTGGTCCATTTGAAAGTGATGGACCTGATGTTCTGTAAGCTTTCTAACAGCATCAAGCTGCATTTCTAGATTCAAGAAAgattaaaaagtaaagaaaaggcACAAGCAGTGTGTAAATCCACTGTATTAAAGTAATAATGGTGCCATGACCCGGATGTCCTCTATCATCGACTCTTAGGTGTGTTTCTTGTTGCAGATCTGGCTGTGTCAGAATGTAGTGAAGCATCATGCTCAATTTGTGAAACTGCTGGCCGGACCTGAGAGAAACATGTGCGTGTTCCAGATCAAGAGGCTTCTTGGACACTGCTGCAGGTGCCAAAacttctgtgtgtatataagggTCTATGTATGCTAGTGTATGAGGTTCCACCAAACAAGGTTCTTTACAACTGAGTGGGTAGATAAACAATGAAACGGACataaacagcaacaacaagaagGACACAAACAATCCAAAACTTTCATCAGTCAAATTTTCATTACAAAGAAGAAGCCTGTCCTGGGAATGCTGGGGAATTGGGAATACTCCTTGTATAGGATGCAGTCCATGTCAGAGcaacatgtatacacacacatacacacacacacacaatctcgtATTGGGGTGGTTTAGGGTATCCAATCCAGCTCCTGACATGTTTTTTGGGAGGTTGGATGAAACCAGAATTCCCAGAGGATTCCCCTCATAATGCAGTATTCCAAACTGTGGATTGAAAAACCCCAATGTGAGCAATCTGATgtgatttgttctgtttgtttggtgtgtttgtgtcagactCCTGCAGCTGTGTGAGGATGAAGGTGTGAATGTGGCTGTCCCCATGCGCATGCTGGAGGTGTTTACCTCTGAGAGGACCTACCTGCCCCCTCTGCAGGACAACAGTGCAGCTGCTGCGCTCACAGAGCAGGTTTTGCACTATATGGTTCAGAAAGGTACTTTGCCCAGTCCCACTTTTATTCCAAGCCTCAGACACAATGAGGCTTCTTCCATTCACTCGTCTCCCTTCTCATTTTCCTTCTGCAGGATACTACAGGATGCTGTACATGTTGGCCAATCACAAGTTCCCGTCCAGTCTGGATTACAGCGATGCCCCCTCGCATCCTCTGGCACACACACTACTGGAACATACACTCAAACCACTGCACTTTATGTACAGCTCCTGTCCCAAGGGtgccaggtacac
The Tachysurus fulvidraco isolate hzauxx_2018 chromosome 7, HZAU_PFXX_2.0, whole genome shotgun sequence DNA segment above includes these coding regions:
- the plrg1 gene encoding pleiotropic regulator 1, with translation MTEEVQKHSVHTLVFRSLKRSHDMFVSDHAKQVPLDEESHKLKMAVKLRGDYGPVLHMPVLKEGKSKVPHAMDLYNSSGYTSAESDPEYLITGPHPYPSAPGVALTADTQLQKMPSEAAVHSMALALPASQARQDLARTAASVGDIHRHAGAAERSQPPQHTLSLMEAGGTKNSVLIPRKAPTMPKPQWHPPWKLYRVISGHLGWVRCLAVEPGNQWFVTGSADRTIKIWDLASGKLKLSLTGHISTVRGVAISSRSPYLFSCGEDKQVKCWDLEYNKVIRHYHGHLSAVYDLDLHPTIDVLVTCSRDATARVWDIRTKANAHTLTGHTNTVATVKCQSAEPQIITGSHDTTIRLWDLIAGKTRATLTNHKKSVRAVVLHPRQYTFASGSPDNIKQWKFPDGNFIQNLSGHNAIINTLAVNSDGVLVSGADNGTIHLWDWRTGYNFQRIHAAVQPGSLDSESGIFSCVFDHSESRLITAEADKTIKVYKEDDTATEETHPVNWKPEILKRKRF